The genomic DNA CGGGTTGAGATGCAGATAGAAGACCGGTACGGACATCGCCTCTGGCGCGATCAGCGGTCATTCCCCGGGTATCGGGGTGAAGTCAAATTCGCCGAGGGGATTCCGACTCGTGAACTTCTGTCGGGAACATACACGTTGCGGGTTCGGGTTACGGCGGGGCGGGATACACTCGTATCGGCTCGAAAATTTGAAGTGCTGGGCGACGCGCTTGTTCCGGCTTCGGGCTTTGACGATCAGCGTGCTAAGACAGCACAGCATTTATTAAAACGATTTGGTGGCCCCGAGATTGAAGCCGTATATACTGGCCTGGGACGCGCGGACCGCGCGGCATTCCTCTACGGATTCTGGATGGATCGCAATCCGATTGTAGCGCGGGCGTATTATAACCCGTTGCTCGGTTTTGGGGTGCCTCCGAACCTGGACGGGGCAATAATCACAGCCATGGGCAGGCGCAAAGAAATGGCAAGGCATATTGATCCGCGCTATGCGGCCCGGCAAGTGCCGCCAGATACGGCACAGGCCAGAGATGCTCTGAAGGTGACTGAGGTGCTTCTCGATGAAGATGGGAACGATTTGATGGGACGCGCTGCCCGGGGGTATGCCTATCTATTTGCCGGTAACTTGCCCTATGCGGAACGGACGTTTAACTCGGCGTTGAACGCAGGTGGGGTATTGCCCGAAGTGTACAATGGCGTGGGAATATCCCATATGGGACGCAAGCGGTGGGATGAAGCTGTGGTGGCTTATGATCAGGCTCTCGCCCTTCGTCCCGATTGGAAAACCGCGCAGGTCAACCGCGCGTTTGCGCGTTTGCTGGGGGGTAAACAGCGAGCAGAAGATGCCTTGAAAGAGGCGATTGAAGCCTATTCGAATCATCCGGAATTGCTGTATTTGCTCGGGCGGGTGTTTGAACGCGAGGGCAAGATCGAAGCTGCCGAGAAAGCCTATACCCGACAGATTGTGGTAAACCCGATGCACGCGCGTGCGCGATTCGATCTGGGGCGAATATGGCTGAAGCAGGGACAACGCGCAAGGGCGACGCATGTGTGGCGCGAGTTGATGGATACGCGTCCCGAACTGCGCGAGGAATGTCTCCCCTTGCTCCTGGGTGTGTATCAACTGATGGGACAGACAGGAGAAGCGCAGAAGGTGATGGCGGAGTATTTGCGTACGGTAGATGAACACACGCGCGGACTTTTGCAAGATATTCGCCTTATTGCCACGCTGAAAGAGGCCGCTGCTTACGAGGCATTGCCGCCCGAGCAACAGCCGGACTTTGTGCGGATGTTCTGGCAGCGCCGCGATCCCACGCCGGCTACGCCGGGCAACGAGCGGCTGGTGGAGCACTATCGGCGAGTGCTATATGCGATGCAGCATTTTTCAACCGGGCGCAAGCCGTGGGACAGGCGCGGAGAGATTTATATTCGCTATGGAGAACCCGCGCATAAAAGCCGTTCGGGCGATGTGCGCTATGAGACAGACCCCGATGTCGTGCGGGTCAAGGAGCGGCTGTGGCTGGGCATTCCAGTAGATGGCCGCAAAGAGATTATCGCGCGGATGGGCAGGCTGCGGACATCTCTGCAAGATGTGGCGATCCAGGATGAATACGGGCTTGAGGTCACTGTAAATGATTTTGAGGCAATAGATTTTGAATTGAATCCCAATCGCTCCCGTTTTGGTGCCACATCTTATAATCAGGTAAGTACTGACCGATACCAGCCTACGGTGGAACTCAGCGGCTATGACCGGGGTGCGAGCGATAAGACGGTGCGGGGCTATCCGCTCTATCCCATCGATAGCGGCACGCGCTGGGAATACTGGATTTATCCGGATGTCGCCGGGGGAATTGAGGTGGTATTCACGGCTTTAGATCGGAAGGGGAATTACATCTATCCCGATATCCCGCAGGGCCGCAGCGAGTCGCACTTCAACATGGGGCTGTGGACAGACCGACGACCAGATCGGCAGGTGGCATCGGCCATTCAAGCACAGGCAGATCTGATGCCGCCCTTTGACGATGTATTGAATTTCCATTTCGATGCGGTCGATTTCCAGGGGAAAGACGAGTACAGCCGTCTGGAAGTGTATTACGGCGTACCTCTGGCCAATTTGCCAGACAGCGTTCAGGCGACAGGTGTTTTGGAACGGGGTATTGCGGTATTTGACAGCACATGGAGACCGGTCTATCGCAAGATGGCTCCCCTGCCTTTTGCGGTAGATGCGACGGATTCGCTGGGTGCAGGCGATCTGGCTGTGGATCAAATCGCGCTCAATCTATCGCCGGGCAATTACCATCTGGGAGTGGAGGTACGCAGCCCGAAAGGCAATATGCGAAGTGCTTATACCCGGTCGCTGACAGTGGAGCCATATACGGGCCCATCGCTGATGCTTTCTGATATCGAGATGGCCGGTCTGGTGGTGGAAGACGCTTCTTCAAAAGTAAAAGGTGGACAC from Gemmatimonadota bacterium includes the following:
- a CDS encoding GWxTD domain-containing protein, translating into MRIAIVFLTLIVAVCEVRASETDLPPRGEGSIAFEIDVCSFRYRGREGFEEVILRFPVAQFAFLRQNSGIYLARYKPSLRVLNEDGEVVQQVEAESRLTAESLEATVDTDRMVYDMVQVRLPAGRYRGELTLSDLQADRAGLAVFSLDVPAYDPGKIGMSDLYLSSGFNPQGAGESLEMFRKNGRLILPNPARQYRRGVPLYLYFEVYYLGYQSHRVEMQIEDRYGHRLWRDQRSFPGYRGEVKFAEGIPTRELLSGTYTLRVRVTAGRDTLVSARKFEVLGDALVPASGFDDQRAKTAQHLLKRFGGPEIEAVYTGLGRADRAAFLYGFWMDRNPIVARAYYNPLLGFGVPPNLDGAIITAMGRRKEMARHIDPRYAARQVPPDTAQARDALKVTEVLLDEDGNDLMGRAARGYAYLFAGNLPYAERTFNSALNAGGVLPEVYNGVGISHMGRKRWDEAVVAYDQALALRPDWKTAQVNRAFARLLGGKQRAEDALKEAIEAYSNHPELLYLLGRVFEREGKIEAAEKAYTRQIVVNPMHARARFDLGRIWLKQGQRARATHVWRELMDTRPELREECLPLLLGVYQLMGQTGEAQKVMAEYLRTVDEHTRGLLQDIRLIATLKEAAAYEALPPEQQPDFVRMFWQRRDPTPATPGNERLVEHYRRVLYAMQHFSTGRKPWDRRGEIYIRYGEPAHKSRSGDVRYETDPDVVRVKERLWLGIPVDGRKEIIARMGRLRTSLQDVAIQDEYGLEVTVNDFEAIDFELNPNRSRFGATSYNQVSTDRYQPTVELSGYDRGASDKTVRGYPLYPIDSGTRWEYWIYPDVAGGIEVVFTALDRKGNYIYPDIPQGRSESHFNMGLWTDRRPDRQVASAIQAQADLMPPFDDVLNFHFDAVDFQGKDEYSRLEVYYGVPLANLPDSVQATGVLERGIAVFDSTWRPVYRKMAPLPFAVDATDSLGAGDLAVDQIALNLSPGNYHLGVEVRSPKGNMRSAYTRSLTVEPYTGPSLMLSDIEMAGLVVEDASSKVKGGHKVVPMPSKTYLPGQPVTIYYEVYGLTFDEFSQTRYQMDYKISPRKGKPLVVTILRAVGTLLGIEEKKEVTISYEQVGTRKTEHNYLEIDVKGSEAGRYELEVAVTDLNTGTKVAKDVVFFIAR